The Flavobacterium sp. M31R6 nucleotide sequence AGAGAATTCAACTTCACAACCCATTAATTCAAATGCTGAACGCAAAGCATTGGCCATATCAAATTTGGACGATTCCACAGAAGAACGTGTCAAACATTGAACAGAAAGTTTTCCCTCTCCCAGCGTTACTTTTGCAATATTATTAGAAGTTTCAACTAGATTGTCAAAATCTGCACTCATTCTATAAACGCCATTGTGAGCGGTATACATCGCTCTAACGAAATAAAACTGCGCTATCGTTGGCATTACAGTTGCTGGTACAGTGTCTAATTTTTCGAAAACAACTTCCAAATTTGGTTCCGTTGTTTGAAATTCCGCTTTGATTTCGTTTACAATTTGTTGCATATCAAATACAAAAGCCTCGTCGTAAACAGCTGCGATAATTACTTTTGCTGTGCTTTCACGCGGAATCGCATTACGAAGACTCCCGCCATTGATTTCAGAAATTTGCAATCCAAAATTATCAAAACCATCAAATAATAAACGGTTCATAATTTTGTTGGCATTCCCCAAACCTTTGTGAATATCCATTCCTGAATGTCCTCCGTTTAATCCTTTTACTTTTATAGAATAAGCAACCGAACCTTCTGGCGTTTCCTCTTCATCATACTCTGCAGTGGCGGTAACATCGATTCCCCCGGCACACCCAATACCAATTTCATCATCCTCTTCGGTATCCAAATTCAATAAAATATCTCCTCTAAGAATTCCACCTTTTAGATTCAAAGCACCAGTCATTCCAGTTTCTTCGTCAATTGTAAACAAAGCTTCAATAGCAGGATGCGGAATATCTTTACTTTCTAAAATTGCCATAATAGTTGCAACACCAAGACCATTATCGG carries:
- a CDS encoding aminoacyl-histidine dipeptidase, with amino-acid sequence MSQEIRNLEPKALWNKFADLNAVPRPSKKEERVIEFMKDFGTSLGLETFEDEIRNVIIRKPATPGMENRKALVLQGHLDMVHQKNSDTVFDFDTQGIDMYVDGDWVRARGTTLGADNGLGVATIMAILESKDIPHPAIEALFTIDEETGMTGALNLKGGILRGDILLNLDTEEDDEIGIGCAGGIDVTATAEYDEEETPEGSVAYSIKVKGLNGGHSGMDIHKGLGNANKIMNRLLFDGFDNFGLQISEINGGSLRNAIPRESTAKVIIAAVYDEAFVFDMQQIVNEIKAEFQTTEPNLEVVFEKLDTVPATVMPTIAQFYFVRAMYTAHNGVYRMSADFDNLVETSNNIAKVTLGEGKLSVQCLTRSSVESSKFDMANALRSAFELMGCEVEFSGSYPGWSPNPKSEILDVLVSIYEKQNGEKPNVAACHAGLECGILGTNYPDMDMISFGPTIHGAHSPDERASISSAQKYWKFVLEILKNIPVK